The nucleotide window CGAGTGGGCGGGCGAGTGGTTCCACAGCCAACTCCTGCAACTGCAACTGAAGCCGGTGTGCCGCATCGCCTACGAGCGCGTCGCGTACCTGGGCACCGCCGACGGCGGCACCGTCCGCCTCACCTTCGACCGCAACGTGCGCGGGGTGCTTCTGTCCGAGTGGAAGCTGGAGCCCGTTGGCGCCGTGGCCCCGCTGCTAGACCGTGTGGTGTGCGAGTTCAAGTTCCGCAACACGATGCCGGCGCTGTTCAAAGGGATCGTCGCGGACCTCAAACTGACCCCGACGCCGGTGTCGAAGTACCGGACGTTCGTGCGCGCCACGGGACTGGCCCCGGTGAGGTCGGAGAATGGCTAAGCAGGGGCCGGAGGTTCCGTTCGAGGCAACGACCGAGTTGCCGGCGCTCACGGCCGAAGACATCGCGCTGCGACTCGTGTTCGCGGCCGGGTTCGGGATCGCGGCCGGGGCGGCGTACTACATCACGCAGCGAAAGGGGCGGGCGGAGTCGGCGTCGTTCGTGGCGACGATGGTGCTGCTGGCGATCTTGCTCGGGATGGTGAGCATGGTGATCGGCACCAACATCGCCCGGGCGTTCGCGCTGGTGGGAGCGCTGTCCATCGTGCGGTTCCGCACGGTGGTCGAGGACACGCGCGACACCGCGTTCGTGATCTTCGCCGTGGTGGTGGGCATGGCGGCCGGGTCCGGGGCGTACCTGGTGGCCGCAATCGGCATCCCGATCGTGGGTTTGGTGGCGTGGCTTCTTGCGTACTGGGGTCGGAGCGGCGGGGCGCCTCCCCGCGCGACGCAGCAACCGCCGACGACCGTGGTGGTTCGCGTCGGGATCGGGGTCGATCCCGATATGGCGCTCGCCGCGGTGTTTGCCAAACACACCAACGCGGCGGAACTGGTCGCGGCCGGAGTCGTGCGGCAGGGGACGGCACTGGACCTGACGTACTCGCTCCGGTTGCGAACCGGTGTGCCCCCGCTAACGCTCATCAGCGAGTTGAACCGCACGGAGGGGGTTCAAGGGGTGGACTGGAAGGCCGAAAAGTGACCCGGTCGGTGCTCACACCTTTCCAAGCACGAGGTCCACGACCCAACAGCCGCGGACGTGTGTCGCTCCCGCGTCGCGGCAGTGGGTCAGGATGTGCGCGTTATCGCAGCCTGCGTCCTGGAGCGCGTCCGCGAGTATCGGCATCGGGCCAAAATCGCCGGACTCATACACCAGGTTCGAGATGGCGGTGACCGTACTCGTGAGCCAAGACGGCTGAAAGAAGGGAACGCCGGCTTTTGTCAATTCGGTATCCCCGGACCGTCGTAAGGGGGCCGAGGCAATCATGTTGACAAATCCCGTCGCTTTGGCGAGCCAGCTCGAAATGGTCGATGCCGGTTTCGGGGCGACCGGCGGAAACGGCCGCCCAACGAGACAGTGGAGCGCGCCTACACACCATTGCCGTGTTGCAGAATTCAAACCAGAACCGTCGATTATGTTGATGACCCGGTGAGCCACTTCGTCCGCATCGGCTACCCCAAGCAACAACGGGAGCGCGGCCAACTCGTCGTCGTAGTCGGGGTTTTGCCTGCTCCGAGCGAGGAGGTCCGCGACGGACTTGCCGACCGTGCTCAATTCAAGGGCGCCGTCGGCCGCGGCTTCGGCCGCCTGGATCGTTTCTGCTCCGCCGGGTAGCGACATGAGCCACTGATTCTTCCGGCAGCACGCGCAGACGAACAGGCGCAACTTGCGCGATGAGATCTTGCCTTGCACCCCACGCAACATTTCGCGCGGTTCGGTACACAGGAGCCACTCCGCTTCGGTCATGGCGCGTCCCTTAGTTCGGTCAGCCGGTCCCGGGCCTCGCCCTGAATGAACTGCCGCACACGTGCGTCGTCCGCTTGGGCCAGGCCCGTTGGCGGGCCGTCGTAGAGGATTTGCTTCTCGTCTGAGCGGAGCCGCGAGCGCGGGTACAGCATTACCACGCGGCTCGCGCACTTCTCGACCGTCCGTAACTCGTGCGTGACGATCACGGACGTGACCGGGCGTCTGCTCCGGGTTTGCAGGATCAGCTCGTTGATGACGTCCGTCATGATCGGATCGAGCCCGGTGGTGGGTTCGTCGTAGAGCATCACGTCGGGGTCGAGCGCGAGCGCCCGCGCGAGCCCCACTCGCTTCCGCATCCCACCAGACAGCTCCGCGGGCATCTTGGGTTCGACGCTCGCCGGCAGGCCGACCTCCAGCACACGCTCGCGCACACGCGTGCTAACGTCCGCTTCCGCGAATCCGCCTTTCGCACGCAGCCCGAACGCCACATTGTCAAACACGTTTAGGCTGTCGAACAGGGCCGCCTGTTGAAACAGAAACCCTATCCGTAGGCGGAGTTGCGTCAGATCGCGTTCCGAGAGTTTGTGGAGCGGCTTGCCCTCAAACAGGATCTCGCCTTCGGTCGGTTGGAGCAAGCCGACGATGAGCTTCAGCAGCACGGTTTTGCCGCACCCGCTTTCGCCGATCACGCAAAGCGTGTCCTGGGGCATGATGTCCAGGTCCACGCCCTGAAGCACCGTTTGTGCCCCGAACCGAACGGTCACGTTACGCAACCGAACCACCGGCTCTGCGTCACTCATTGCCGGCCCCCGAAGTACGCCCGGTCTCGCGCCTCGTACCCGGTGTAACCGAGAAGGTCATACAGTTCAGAACGCGTTTGCATTTTGGGAAGGCTGCCGGTTTGTGTGCCACTTTGCATCAAGTCGCGGAGGGTGTCCTCGGCGGCCTTCATTGCCACGCGGAACGCGGTGAGCGGGAACAGCACCAGCCGGTATCCCATTTCGCCGAAGGTTTTAACGTCCAGGTACGGCGATTTGCCGAACTCGGTCATGTTCGCCAGCAGCACGGCCCCAGGTAGCGCTTTCGCGAACCGCTCGAACTCGTCGCGGGACTCCATCGCCTCCGGGAAGATCGCATCGGCGCCCGCGTCCAAATACCGCTTCGCGCGATCGAGCGCGTCATCGAAGCCGTTCACCGCCTTGGCGTCGGTTCGCGCCATGATGACGAAGTCCTTATCCCGCTTTGCCGCGACCGCCGCCCGGATCTTGGCGGCCATCACTTCGGCGCTCACAACCGATTTCCCGGAGAGGTGACCGCACCGTTTGGGCATCTCTTGATCTTCAAGGTGAATCCCCGCGGCCCCCGCCGCCTCAAACATGCGGACGGTTCGCTCAACGTTAAGTGATTCGCCGAAGCCCGTGTCCGCGTCACAGAGCAGGGGGAGGGTGGTGGCTTGCGCAGTGAGCTGGGCGGCTTGGGTGAACTCGGTGAGCGTAAGTAACCCGATGTCCGGGACGCCACTACCTGCGGAAAGAGCCCCCCCGGAGAGGTAGACGGCCGAAAATCCAAGTCGCTCTGCCATTTTCGCAACGAGCGGATTGAACACACCAGGGAGGGTGAGAGGGCCGCTCATCCACGCCGCCCGCAATCTCGCCCCTGGCGAGAGGGAATTCGTGTCGAAAGACATTGGGTTTCTCACGTGGCGAACAAGTGAAATCCGCATTATCGCAGTGCGTCTGCGAACACGAAGGAAGAAATTTCGGAAAGCTGAGATTCGTCGGAAGTCCTTTGAGGGCAATGTGTCCAGATCGATGTGTTAGCCGGTGAGCGGGGCGGAGATTTACCGCACCCTTGACACTTCGAGGTCCCACTTTAGAATCTCCCAAGTGCAATCCCACCCCATGAGGTGTGCGTTGATTACCCGATTAATGGAAAAGATGATTCCGCCGTTGTGCGGATAGCTCTCCCAACAACTCGGGTGTTGAGGGGGCCAAACCAAATCGGTTTGGCTTTCGTGTTTCATGGGGTTGTTATTGGGTGCGATAACGCGCGTGTAGCTCAGTTGGTACGAGCACGTCGCTGATAACGACGGGGTCCCTGGTTCAAATCCAGGCACGCGCACCTGTTTTTAAGTATATGGCGGGGGTGTAGCTCAGTTGGTAGAGCGCCTGCTTTGCAAGCAGGATGTCAGGGGTTCGAGTCCCCTCTCCTCCACACCACTGATGGTAGCCTGATCTGATGCCTGGGAAGTGGTGACAGGTGTCTTAAGCCGCAACGACCCGCAAGCGATTTGCGAAAAAGTGAAGAAGAAAAATTGCGGGTCAGGTTGACGAGCGAATGGTCGCCGCTAGTATTGAGGATGTCGCAACGTTATGTTTGATAGGACGTTGCGACAAATTGATGTGATGGTGGTCGAAAGTTGGACTTGCATCATTCGACAGGGTGAGTAAGTCGTTTGGGTTGCTGTCCTACTTCAAATGAAGTGGTTAAGTAGCCCAATATTCGCGGACAGTTAAGCTGCCCGTTAGTAGCGGTCTTTGACAACGTGGTGAAGCAAGTTAAGTTGCATCTTCGTCGGTGCCGCTTGCGGGTCGTCTGGGTGCGGCGTCGCTCCTTCGGGTGCGGGGTCGGGTCCGGCGGGTTGCGGGTGGTGGCGATCAGTGACAAGACGAGACACGAGCCTTAGAAGTGGTTGAGATAATCTCCGTGCGTGGCACATATCGGTGCCGCCGCGGAACTAGTGGTGATGCTCGACTGACGGTACCCGCTTGCCGGCGGGTGCGGTGGCCTGGGCAGTGCGGCCAAGCTAGTAAGGGCGTGTGGGGGATGTCTTGGCACCAGGAGGCGAAAGGGCGTGGAAGACTGCGAAAAGTCCGGGGGAGTTGTCAAACGAACTTTGATCCCGGAATACCCGAGCGAACGCAGGGAACTGAAACATCTCAGTACCTGTAGGAGGAGAAAGAAACCTCGATTCCGTCAGTAGCGGCGAGCGAACGCGGAGTAGCCCAAACCGGGGGTAACACCCCGGGGTTGTAGGACCGCAGTTAGGATCCGGAGTTCCAAGCTGAAGCGTCTGGAATGACGCGCCGCAGGGGGTGAAAGTCCCGTAAGCGACTGGAATGACGGCCGAGCGGTATCCTGAGTAGGACTCAACACGTGAAAGTGAGTCCGAAGCGGCGGGGTCCATCCCGCAAGGCTAAATACTCCCTGGTGACCGATAGCGTAGAGTAGCGCGAGCGAACGATGGGAAGAACCCCGACAAGGGGAGGACACTGAACCTGAAACCACATGCCTACAAGCGATCGGAGCCCCATGTCGCGAGACGGGGTGACGGTGTGCCTTTTGCATAATGATCCGGCGACTTACCGTAACCAGCGAGGTTAAGGGCCTTTGGTCCGGAGCCGAAGCGAAAGCGAGTCTTAAACGGGCGTCAAGTTGGGTGCGGTAGACGCGAAACCACGTGACCTACGCATGGCCAGGATGAAGTGGGGGTACAACCCCATGGAGGACCGAACTCATTTGGGTTGAAAACCGATGGGATGAGCTGTGTGGGGGAGTGAAAGTCTAATCAAACGTGGAGATAGCTCGTTCTCTCCGAAATAACTTTAGGGTTAGCGTTCGGATAGTTGGCCGTGGGGGTAGAGCGACTGATTGCGAACGGGGGCCTACCCGGCTACCCGTCGCAGCCAAACTCCGAATACCGCGGTTCAAGTCCGGGCAGCTAGACGGTGGGGGATAATCTTCATCGTCGAGAGGGGAACAGCCCAGATCGCCCGCTAAGGTCCCAGAGTCGTGCTCAGTGCGAAAGGAAGTTGGGCTCCGGAGACAGCCAGGATGTTGGCTTAGAAGCAGCCACCATTTAAACAACGCGTAATAGCGGACTGGTCGAGGAGCCCTGCGCCGATAATGAACGGGACTCAAGCACGACACCGAAGCGGCGGGTGCAGCAATGCACGGTAGGAGAGCGTTGGGTGTGCGGCGAAGCGGTACGGGCAACGATCCGTGGAGCGCACCCAAGTGATTATGCCGGAATGAGTAGACGATAAAACGGGTGAGAATCCCGTTCGCCGTAAGCCTAAGGGTTCCTGGGGAAGGTAAATCCGCCCAGGGTTAGCCGGTGCCTAAGGCGAGGCCGAAAGGCGTAGCCGATGGGGAGCAGGTTAATACTCCTGCGCTCCTCGCGTAACACGGGACGCCGGTCCGAAGCAGTGTAGGCTAATTAGATTGCCTCAGGGCGCTTATGATCCCGATATCTGCTGAGGGCCGGCCGAGAAAACCGCGCGAGAAACCGTACTAAAACCGACACAGGTAGGCGAGATGAGTATTCTAAGGCGCTCGAGAGAACGCTCGTGAAGGAACTCTGCAAGTTAAACCCGTAACTTCGGGAAAAGGGTTGCCCACGCGAGTGGGCCGCAGTGAAAAGGTTCTGGCGACTGTTTACTAAAAACACAGGTCTGTGCGAAGGCGTAAGCCGCGGTATACAGACTGACGCCTGCCCGGTGCTGGTAAGTTAAGGGAGAGGGTTAGCCGTAAGGCGAAGCTCGCAACCGAAGCTCCAGTAAACGGCGGCCGTAACTATGACGGTCCTAAGGTAGCGAAGTTCCTTGTCGGGTAAGTTCCGACCTGCATGAATGGCGTAACGACCGGAACACTGTCTCCACGAGCGACTCGGTGAAATTGTAGTTGTCGTGAAGATGCGACATACCCGCAGCTAGACGGAAAGACCCCGTGAACCTTAACTGCAGCTTGGTATTGGGTTTAGACCCAGCATGCGTAGCGTAGGTGGGAGGCTATGAGCGGCGCATCTCGGTGCGCCGGGAGCCAACGATGAAACACCACCCTTGCTGTGTTTGAATTCTAACCCGTCGTGTGGAACGACAGGGACCGTGCTAAGTGGGCAGTTTGATTGGGGCGATCTCCTCCTAAACGGTAACGGAGGAGTGCAACGGTACCCTCAGCCCGGTTGGCAATCGGGCATCGAGCGTAAAGGTATAAGGGTGCTTGACTGCGAGCCCGATGGGGCGAGCAGGGACGAAAGTCGGCCTTAGTGATCCGGTGGTCCCGGATGGAAGGGCCATCGCTCAACAGATAAAAGGTACTCCGGGGATAACAGGCTTATCTCCTCTGAGCGTTCATAGCGGCGAGGAGGTTTGGCACCTCGATGTCGGCTCATCACATCCTGGGGGTGGAGAAGCTCCCAAGGGTTCGGCTGTTCGCCGATGAAAGTGGTACGTGAGCTGGGTTTAGACCGTCGTGAGACAGGTCGGTCCCTATCTGCTGTGGGCGGAGGATACTTGCGGGGCTTTCTCCCTAGTACGAGAGGACTGGGAGGGACACACCGCTGATGTTCCAGTTGTGGCGCTAGCCGCACCGCTGGGTAGTCACGTGTGGACGGGATAAACGCTGAAGGCATATAAGCGTGAAACTTCCCCCTAGATCAGGTATCCCGCGCGAGCGAAGGCTCCTCGTAGACCACGAGGTCGATAGGCCGGACGTGTACGCGTGGCAACACGCTCAGCTAACCGGTACTAACAGCCGACCGCTTGGCCGCACTCCCCACTCCACCGCCCGTGTCTTGATACACATGCGACTTGACGCTTCACCACGTTGTACTGATACACCGTCGGGGTAACCCGACACGAACCATGCCGGTGACCATACCCAAACGGAAACACCCGTTCCCATTCCGAACACGGCCGTGAAACGTTTGAGGCCGATGGTAGTGCGTCCAGCGCGAGAGTAGGTATCGCCGGCTAATTACAATGAAGCCCCACACGGTTAAAACTGTGTGGGGCTTCTTCGTTTTTCCGCCTTGATCTATCGACCACTGCGGGAACCGTCCGTGCCCATCGCTCGGGCAAATGCTAGGAAGTCCATCGTTCAGCCGATATCAGCGAAATCGCTACGCACATGTGCCGTGATTGCAACCCCTCTCGCTGCTCTTAGCTCGGGATACTCTTGAGCCGCAAATGCAAGTGGTCGCCGTGACTTGAGGCAGTGCGGCCACGGCTCACGGGAACCGAACTCTGTACTGAATTGTTGCGAGCACAATTCTGGTGTTCCGGGGGGGGAACGCTACTCGCCTTCGAGGTCGGTGTCTTTCAAGTCTGTTAGGAACATGTGACCCGGCTTGTGTGTGATTGCGAACGGCGGTTTCGCCTGCATCAGGGCGGCTTGCGGCGTTACACCACAGGCCCAGAACACCGGCACTTCATTGTTCCGTATTTCGACGCCGTCGCCAAAATCGGGTTTCGTTATGTCACGGATGCCGATGGCGGTGGGATCGCCGAAATGGACCGGAGCGCCGTGAGCTCGTGGGAAGCGACTGCAAATCTGAGTCGCTTTCACCTCCTGTGCGGGTGTGAGCGGACGCATCGAGACCACCATCGGGCCGCTGAAGCGTCCCGCAGGCTTGCACGGGACGTTCGTCCGGTACATCGGCACGTTCACGTTCTGTTCGATGTGCCGCACCGGTACCCCGGCGGCCATGAGCGCGGTCTCGAAGGTGAAGGAACAGCCGATTACGAACGATACGAGATCGTCCCGCCAATAGCGAGTGATGTCAGTAGGTTCCGCAACTAGTTCGCCGTGTTCCCAGACCCGGTACGCTGGAAGGTCGGTACGCAGGTCGCTCCCCGGGGCGGTGAGTTTCGCCTCGGAATCGCCCGCTTCGGTCACATCAAGGAGCGGGCACGGCTTCGGGTTTCGCTGGCAGAACAGCAAGAAGTCGAAAGCCCAGTCGCGCGGCAGGATCACCAAGTTTGCGTGGACGTAACCGAGTGCGAGGCCCGGGGTCGGCCCGGTGTGGCGGCCGGCGCGGCACGCGGCACGCACATCACTGCCGGTTGCGTGGATCAGATCGTTCAACATCAGGACTCCAGGATCTCGCGAATCCGGGCGAGCGGCTTCACGTACTTGTCCCACGTTAACCCGTCGACGGTGGCGGTCTGCTGGCCCGTCACCCCATCCACGAGCGGCCCCTCTCGCACCATGATTTCGAGAATCTTGCGTTCGCAGTTCGGGTCGAAGAGGTCACCGTGCGGCGTCACCCCGCGCAGAACGTAAACGCCCGCGGCGAAGGCATAAGCGCCCCAGTTGCTGACCCCGCATACGATCAGGTGATCCGTCGGAACGCGGCAGTGAATCAGGTCGCCATTCGGGATGTTCTTGACGATCGTGTCGTGCGGGATCTTCCCCATCCCGATCTCGTTGCCGCCGTCGCCGATACCGATGGTTTCGACGAGCCGCTGCTCGGCGTTGCGCAAGAAACCCTCATCGACCGGCTTCGTGAACCCGGTGATGTCGCGGCCGCGCATTGAGTAGTAGCGTCCGTTGCTCGCCCGGCCGACGTGTTCGATTGCGAGGTAGTGTGTGGCCGACTGACCGGGCCACGCTTCGTCGAGTTGGACAACGTAACTCGGTTGATCGGATTCGTCCCGGTACTCGATGTACGCGGGCTTCAGCGTGGTTCCCTGTGCAATTGCGGCGTGCATCGCGCTCACGCATGCCTTTTGGCCGGTCAACCCGACTCGGTAGCCGAGCGGTACCAACGCGCGGAACAGGAACGCGGCGCCGAGCGGGCCGTCGGTCTCGAACGCCGGCGGGGTGGCTGTCGGGATGTAAAAGCCGGTGGTTACATCGAGCGCGGCATTAGGGGTTCCCACGAAGCTCCGGCACGCGGCCTCGAAGTCGCCCTTCGTGGCGGTAAACAGGTTGTCATTCGGATCACGTCCCAGACCGCGGTTGCCGGGGTCGGTTTGGACGGCGGCCAGAATTGCGGTCAGCTTCTCGTCGGTGGTCATGTGTGGGTGTTCAGGAGATGAGCGAACCGGCCGCGCCAGATCTTCGGCACCTCCGACTTCACCGTTACGGGGTTCTTGGACGTCGGGTGCAGGAACGTGAGGCTCCGCGCGTGCAGCGCGATCCCGTTTCCGAACGGCAGCTTGCTGCCGTACTTGTGATCGCCATAAATCGAGGCGCCGCGCGACGCGAGCTGCACCCGCAGTTGGTGCTTGCGGCCGGTGTGCGGCCGCAGTTCCAACCAGATCAGACCGTTGTGGCGCCCGCGCACCTGGAACAGCAGGCGCGCGAACTGCGCGCCGGGCGTTTCGGGCGCTACGGTTTCCACCCGGGCGTTGTCATCATCCTTCTGGAGCCAGTCTTCGAGTGAGCCGTTATCGGCGGTGACCCAGGGGCCGGGCGCTTGCGCCTCGATCACCGCCCAGTACACCTTTTCGACGCCCCCCTCGCGGAACTGTTCGCTGAGTCGCGCCGCGGCCTTGCTCGTGCGCGCGAATACCAGCGATCCACTCACCGGCTTATCAAGTCGGTGGACGACCCCGAGGAACACGTTCCCCGGCTTGTCGTACTTCTCTTTCAGGTACGCCTTAACCAGTCGATCGACGGTCTCGTCCTTACCGTCGAAGTGCGTGGTGGGCCACCCCGCCGGCTTGTTCAGCGCGAGGCAGTGGTTGTCTTCGTGCAAGATGTCCAGGCTGTCTGCGAACGACATAGGTGACATCATAGCGGGAGCGGACGACGCTCGAAAGCGATCTCCGCTTCCCAGCGGGCGGCGACGCCGAAGAGTTGCGCCTCGCCGAGTCGCGGTCCGATCAGTTGTACGGCGAGCGGCAACCCTTCTGGCGACCAAGCGAACGGGAGCGAAACCGTGGGAAGCCCGACGTAACTCCAGGGCGAGTTAAAGACCGGGTTGCCGGTCGTTTCGCTCGTTGGCGCGGCCCCGGTTGTGGCGGGGGTGAGCAGAGCGTCGTAGTGATCGAATAAGGCGTCGCAGAGCCGCGACAGCCGCTCCTGATGGGCTTTGCAGTTCGCATACTCTGGGGCCGAGATGTTCAGCCCTTCGCGCAGGAGGGCCGTCACATTCGGCGGGTAGTCATCCGGATACCGGGCTAAGCGTGGGGCGTGGTAAGCCGCTGCTTCCACAGCCATGACGGTGTTGTGTCGGCGCGTCACCTCTCCGAATTCCGCGGGCAACGGGGCGTTGCGCGCATCCAACACGTTGATCGGAATGGTGCCGTTGGTTGTTGTCGCCAGCCCCCCGACCCCCTCTAACCTTCGAGTGAGCGAGACGATTTGCTCGTGCAGGGCAGGGGCCCGTTCGTGGAAAATCCCACCGAGCACGGCGATTCGTTGCGGATCGGGCGACGTGAGCGGCGCGTAAGTGAGGTCCGGAACGCGCTCACCGGCGCTGGCCGGATCGCGTGGGTCGCGACCGGCAATGGCCTCGAAGATCCAAGCCAGTCCGTTCACGCAGTTCGCCATCACCCCGATGTGGTCGAGGCTCGGTGCCAGCGGCAGGACGCCGTCAACGCTCACCCGGCCGTGTGTCGGCTTCAGGCTGTATACCCCGCAGTAGCTCGCGGGGCGGGTGATTGAGCCGCCCGTCTGGGTTGCGAGTGCACCGAGGCACATCCCGCACGCGA belongs to Gemmata obscuriglobus and includes:
- a CDS encoding DUF4956 domain-containing protein, whose protein sequence is MAKQGPEVPFEATTELPALTAEDIALRLVFAAGFGIAAGAAYYITQRKGRAESASFVATMVLLAILLGMVSMVIGTNIARAFALVGALSIVRFRTVVEDTRDTAFVIFAVVVGMAAGSGAYLVAAIGIPIVGLVAWLLAYWGRSGGAPPRATQQPPTTVVVRVGIGVDPDMALAAVFAKHTNAAELVAAGVVRQGTALDLTYSLRLRTGVPPLTLISELNRTEGVQGVDWKAEK
- a CDS encoding ABC transporter ATP-binding protein, with translation MSDAEPVVRLRNVTVRFGAQTVLQGVDLDIMPQDTLCVIGESGCGKTVLLKLIVGLLQPTEGEILFEGKPLHKLSERDLTQLRLRIGFLFQQAALFDSLNVFDNVAFGLRAKGGFAEADVSTRVRERVLEVGLPASVEPKMPAELSGGMRKRVGLARALALDPDVMLYDEPTTGLDPIMTDVINELILQTRSRRPVTSVIVTHELRTVEKCASRVVMLYPRSRLRSDEKQILYDGPPTGLAQADDARVRQFIQGEARDRLTELRDAP
- the prpB gene encoding methylisocitrate lyase, producing the protein MRISLVRHVRNPMSFDTNSLSPGARLRAAWMSGPLTLPGVFNPLVAKMAERLGFSAVYLSGGALSAGSGVPDIGLLTLTEFTQAAQLTAQATTLPLLCDADTGFGESLNVERTVRMFEAAGAAGIHLEDQEMPKRCGHLSGKSVVSAEVMAAKIRAAVAAKRDKDFVIMARTDAKAVNGFDDALDRAKRYLDAGADAIFPEAMESRDEFERFAKALPGAVLLANMTEFGKSPYLDVKTFGEMGYRLVLFPLTAFRVAMKAAEDTLRDLMQSGTQTGSLPKMQTRSELYDLLGYTGYEARDRAYFGGRQ
- a CDS encoding putative hydro-lyase codes for the protein MLNDLIHATGSDVRAACRAGRHTGPTPGLALGYVHANLVILPRDWAFDFLLFCQRNPKPCPLLDVTEAGDSEAKLTAPGSDLRTDLPAYRVWEHGELVAEPTDITRYWRDDLVSFVIGCSFTFETALMAAGVPVRHIEQNVNVPMYRTNVPCKPAGRFSGPMVVSMRPLTPAQEVKATQICSRFPRAHGAPVHFGDPTAIGIRDITKPDFGDGVEIRNNEVPVFWACGVTPQAALMQAKPPFAITHKPGHMFLTDLKDTDLEGE
- a CDS encoding DUF4392 domain-containing protein, with protein sequence MTTDEKLTAILAAVQTDPGNRGLGRDPNDNLFTATKGDFEAACRSFVGTPNAALDVTTGFYIPTATPPAFETDGPLGAAFLFRALVPLGYRVGLTGQKACVSAMHAAIAQGTTLKPAYIEYRDESDQPSYVVQLDEAWPGQSATHYLAIEHVGRASNGRYYSMRGRDITGFTKPVDEGFLRNAEQRLVETIGIGDGGNEIGMGKIPHDTIVKNIPNGDLIHCRVPTDHLIVCGVSNWGAYAFAAGVYVLRGVTPHGDLFDPNCERKILEIMVREGPLVDGVTGQQTATVDGLTWDKYVKPLARIREILES
- a CDS encoding RluA family pseudouridine synthase; the encoded protein is MSFADSLDILHEDNHCLALNKPAGWPTTHFDGKDETVDRLVKAYLKEKYDKPGNVFLGVVHRLDKPVSGSLVFARTSKAAARLSEQFREGGVEKVYWAVIEAQAPGPWVTADNGSLEDWLQKDDDNARVETVAPETPGAQFARLLFQVRGRHNGLIWLELRPHTGRKHQLRVQLASRGASIYGDHKYGSKLPFGNGIALHARSLTFLHPTSKNPVTVKSEVPKIWRGRFAHLLNTHT
- a CDS encoding amidase — encoded protein: MPEPLTITDAAGFIRTGELTPADLLEQCLARIDRYEDRVRAWVHIDRDGAREQAARLTAELKQNNYRGPLHGIPVGIKDIIDVFDMPTGCGSKRWAQSYARRDATCVERLRQAGAVILGKTVTTAYASFDPPVTRNPWNLDRTPGGSSSGSAAAVACGMCLGALATQTGGSITRPASYCGVYSLKPTHGRVSVDGVLPLAPSLDHIGVMANCVNGLAWIFEAIAGRDPRDPASAGERVPDLTYAPLTSPDPQRIAVLGGIFHERAPALHEQIVSLTRRLEGVGGLATTTNGTIPINVLDARNAPLPAEFGEVTRRHNTVMAVEAAAYHAPRLARYPDDYPPNVTALLREGLNISAPEYANCKAHQERLSRLCDALFDHYDALLTPATTGAAPTSETTGNPVFNSPWSYVGLPTVSLPFAWSPEGLPLAVQLIGPRLGEAQLFGVAARWEAEIAFERRPLPL